Proteins found in one archaeon genomic segment:
- the cofE gene encoding coenzyme F420-0:L-glutamate ligase — MREVVIRPLPGLPEVGEGADIAEMIVEAARRSKFRLENGDVVVVKQKIVSKSEGRLVRISGVVPGKRAKALAAEQGKDPRLVELILKESRRVVRAGHGVIITETRQGLVCANAGIDQSNVGEGLVALLPMDADASARRIRRRLKELTDRKLAVVVTDTFGRPWRKGQTDVAIGCSGIEPLLSYAGRKDSFGYELRVTEPAVVDEIAGAVELAIGKLGRMPVAVVRGIEYREGDAGVGSMLMEKTRDLFR, encoded by the coding sequence ATGAGGGAGGTCGTCATACGCCCGCTTCCCGGGCTCCCAGAGGTCGGGGAAGGCGCCGACATCGCAGAGATGATCGTGGAAGCCGCAAGACGCTCCAAATTCCGGCTGGAGAACGGGGACGTAGTGGTGGTCAAGCAGAAGATCGTATCGAAGTCCGAGGGGAGACTGGTGAGGATCTCCGGAGTTGTACCCGGTAAGCGAGCCAAGGCCCTGGCCGCCGAACAGGGCAAGGACCCCAGGCTCGTGGAACTGATTCTGAAGGAGTCTAGGCGGGTGGTAAGAGCAGGGCACGGAGTCATCATCACCGAGACACGCCAGGGTCTCGTGTGCGCGAACGCCGGGATCGACCAGTCCAACGTGGGCGAGGGCCTTGTCGCCCTCCTCCCAATGGACGCAGACGCGAGCGCGAGGAGAATCCGCCGGAGGCTCAAGGAGTTGACCGACAGGAAGCTCGCGGTCGTGGTGACTGACACCTTCGGGAGGCCTTGGCGGAAGGGCCAGACTGACGTCGCGATAGGCTGCTCTGGAATCGAGCCTCTTCTCTCCTATGCGGGAAGGAAGGACTCGTTCGGCTACGAGCTCAGAGTCACAGAACCAGCAGTCGTGGACGAGATAGCCGGCGCCGTGGAACTTGCGATCGGGAAACTCGGGAGGATGCCAGTCGCCGTCGTCCGCGGGATTGAGTACCGCGAGGGGGATGCAGGCGTGGGCTCGATGCTGATGGAGAAGACGCGGGACCTGTTCAGGTGA
- a CDS encoding 2-phospho-L-lactate transferase, whose amino-acid sequence MALAGGTGSAKILRGLERLGQEMTVISNVGDNVWMHGLYVCPDIDIAMYSLAGVADIKKGWGVADDTFNVQEALGRLGEPTWFNLGDKDLGVHILRTRLLRGGKGLTAVTDRLRRGFGVRARVLPATDDEVETHISTSVGTVHLQDYWVRLKARPKVKRVVYRGASRAKASPQALKSIAQADRVIVCPANPVTSIGPIIAIPGIQRALTSTRSRVVALSPMIGSRPFSGPAAKLMKAQGLSPSSVGIAEAYSEFLDCLLVDRSDETLAERIRRKGPSCVLTDASIRGPEDEVRLARELVAA is encoded by the coding sequence GTGGCGCTCGCGGGTGGGACCGGTTCTGCCAAGATCCTCAGGGGCCTCGAGAGGCTGGGGCAAGAGATGACTGTCATCTCCAACGTGGGTGACAACGTCTGGATGCACGGGCTCTACGTCTGCCCGGACATCGACATCGCGATGTACTCCTTGGCCGGGGTTGCAGACATCAAAAAGGGGTGGGGCGTCGCCGATGACACCTTCAATGTTCAAGAGGCGCTGGGGCGCCTGGGGGAGCCGACCTGGTTCAACTTGGGCGACAAGGACCTGGGGGTCCACATACTCAGGACCCGCCTCCTGCGCGGGGGGAAGGGACTGACAGCAGTCACCGACCGACTGAGGCGGGGCTTCGGTGTCAGGGCCCGAGTGCTGCCCGCGACAGACGACGAGGTCGAGACGCACATCTCGACTTCCGTGGGGACTGTCCATCTCCAAGACTACTGGGTTCGGCTGAAAGCGAGGCCGAAGGTCAAGCGCGTCGTCTATCGAGGCGCATCCCGAGCGAAGGCCTCGCCCCAAGCGCTCAAGTCGATAGCCCAGGCTGACAGGGTCATAGTCTGTCCCGCCAACCCTGTGACGAGCATCGGCCCCATCATTGCCATCCCGGGAATTCAGAGGGCGCTAACCAGCACTCGTTCAAGGGTCGTTGCCCTCTCGCCGATGATCGGGTCGCGCCCCTTCAGCGGTCCTGCGGCGAAGCTGATGAAGGCGCAGGGCCTCAGCCCCTCTTCGGTGGGGATAGCAGAAGCCTACTCGGAATTCCTCGACTGCCTCCTCGTAGACCGGAGCGACGAGACACTGGCAGAACGGATAAGGCGCAAGGGCCCGTCATGCGTCCTGACCGATGCGTCAATCCGGGGCCCCGAGGACGAAGTCAGGCTCGCCAGGGAGCTGGTGGCCGCTTGA
- the cofC gene encoding 2-phospho-L-lactate guanylyltransferase yields MRIAVLVPFKSSNQKSRLAGYLGASDREAFALALLEDLLDVVSASPHLDCWVVTSDDEAAKAAARVGAGSVREDSDDGVNEAVLSGVRSIKGCDDFLVLPSDLATLSPSELDGAIRLKSQGMGIVISPSRTFNGTNLLLFSRDRMIPLRYDNDSFRGHLRGAGREGFKTAVYCPPGVMFDVDTRLDLRELSHSRISTRASSMARRLLA; encoded by the coding sequence TTGAGGATAGCAGTTCTCGTTCCGTTCAAGTCTTCCAACCAAAAGTCGAGGCTGGCCGGGTATCTCGGCGCGAGCGACAGAGAGGCGTTCGCACTAGCTCTGCTGGAGGACCTCCTTGATGTTGTCTCCGCGTCTCCCCACCTTGATTGTTGGGTAGTGACCTCCGACGACGAGGCAGCCAAGGCCGCCGCCAGGGTCGGGGCCGGTAGCGTGCGCGAAGACTCAGACGACGGAGTCAACGAAGCCGTGCTCTCGGGGGTCCGGTCGATCAAGGGATGCGACGACTTCCTCGTCCTCCCATCCGACCTGGCGACACTCTCACCTTCGGAACTAGACGGGGCTATCCGTCTAAAGTCGCAAGGTATGGGGATTGTGATCTCGCCGTCCAGGACATTCAACGGAACCAATCTCCTACTGTTCTCCCGTGACAGGATGATTCCCCTCAGGTATGACAACGACAGCTTCCGAGGGCACCTCAGAGGCGCGGGCAGGGAGGGATTCAAGACCGCGGTCTACTGCCCTCCGGGCGTCATGTTCGACGTCGACACCAGGTTGGACCTTCGTGAACTCTCGCACTCCCGAATAAGTACGCGGGCCTCCTCGATGGCGAGAAGGCTTCTGGCTTGA
- a CDS encoding amidohydrolase, which produces MTLVIEDCKLWGRKGGSLVVEEGRIAAFVEGGTPKVRSDATRISGNGGTVFMGFIDTHCHPFEYGWLRRNLDLKGTSNLTGIRLRLSARARSTLPGAWIAGMGWDQERLSEARMPTRSDIDDVTPNNPVVLTRVCGHIGLLNSRALQEMANAAVGLEGYDLDSRGTPTGIVRESALPPVLAVLPKSEAAMTSDLLTAEVEASKSGLTTLHCIISEAAYQEELSALVGLHSSGSLSLKYKVYIPAAAIGYVEDRRIRDRLNDDKVRLSGVKIYADGSLGARTAALREPYADDPGNSGLLRYSQDALNQAVEAAHDAGFQAVVHAIGDRAVEQALEAISRVSGPGNERRHRIEHASLLPPDLLSRMRKHAVRATVQPLFITSDTWASERLGPERARHLYPLRSMLKAGIIASGSSDSPIESMSPILGMWASMVRSGVAPEEALSMSEAVALYTSNARSNGGDPEEEGLGARADLCLLDSDVEGMHPALLRKVRVSATVVGGEPVYSAS; this is translated from the coding sequence TTGACCCTGGTCATCGAGGACTGCAAGCTCTGGGGCCGCAAGGGGGGCTCCTTGGTCGTCGAGGAGGGCAGGATCGCAGCTTTCGTTGAAGGCGGGACGCCGAAGGTCCGGAGCGACGCAACTCGCATTTCTGGAAACGGGGGCACTGTCTTCATGGGCTTCATCGACACTCACTGTCACCCCTTCGAGTACGGCTGGCTTCGAAGGAACCTCGACCTGAAGGGGACCTCGAACCTGACGGGGATACGGCTCAGGCTCTCGGCCAGGGCTAGGTCTACTCTCCCTGGGGCTTGGATAGCAGGGATGGGGTGGGACCAGGAGCGCCTGTCAGAGGCGCGCATGCCGACGAGATCCGACATAGACGATGTCACGCCCAACAACCCGGTCGTCCTCACGCGCGTCTGCGGTCACATCGGACTCCTCAACTCCAGGGCGCTGCAGGAGATGGCCAACGCAGCGGTCGGATTGGAGGGATACGACCTTGACTCTAGAGGGACTCCCACCGGCATCGTTCGCGAGTCTGCCCTCCCCCCTGTTCTGGCCGTCCTCCCCAAGAGCGAGGCCGCCATGACGTCTGACCTCCTCACCGCGGAGGTGGAGGCTTCCAAGTCGGGGCTCACCACTCTCCATTGTATCATCTCAGAGGCGGCCTATCAGGAGGAGCTCTCCGCTCTGGTGGGGCTTCACAGCTCGGGGTCGCTATCTCTGAAGTACAAGGTCTACATCCCGGCTGCAGCGATCGGGTACGTCGAGGACCGGAGGATCAGAGACAGGCTCAACGACGACAAGGTCAGGCTTTCTGGGGTGAAGATCTACGCGGACGGGTCGCTTGGCGCCCGCACGGCCGCCCTCAGGGAGCCGTACGCCGATGACCCCGGCAACTCGGGGCTGCTCAGATACTCCCAAGATGCACTGAACCAGGCGGTTGAGGCGGCCCATGACGCCGGATTCCAGGCGGTCGTCCACGCGATTGGCGACCGAGCGGTCGAGCAGGCCTTGGAGGCGATTTCACGCGTCTCGGGGCCGGGGAACGAGAGAAGGCACAGGATTGAACATGCGAGCTTGCTCCCGCCCGACCTCCTCAGCCGGATGAGGAAGCATGCTGTAAGAGCGACCGTCCAGCCGTTGTTCATCACTTCAGACACGTGGGCGTCGGAACGATTGGGGCCCGAAAGAGCCAGACACCTCTATCCCCTGAGGTCCATGCTCAAGGCAGGCATCATAGCCTCGGGCAGCTCTGACTCGCCGATAGAGTCGATGAGCCCGATCCTCGGCATGTGGGCCTCGATGGTGAGGTCTGGGGTCGCCCCAGAGGAAGCGCTCTCGATGTCGGAGGCGGTCGCCCTCTACACCTCGAATGCACGATCCAACGGCGGGGACCCAGAGGAGGAGGGTCTCGGCGCCCGAGCTGATTTGTGTCTGCTCGATTCGGACGTCGAGGGGATGCATCCTGCTTTGCTCAGGAAGGTGAGAGTCTCTGCCACCGTGGTCGGTGGGGAACCCGTCTATTCAGCATCCTAG
- a CDS encoding ABC transporter ATP-binding protein, whose translation MTGVIEVRGVSKAYRNGSVVQALKDVTLEVRKDEFVCVIGPSGCGKSTLLRIVAGLDRADTGEVLFSGQPVTGPSPKVTMVFQSFALFPWKTALQNIQLPLEVSGVDRSEARERAIRYMAMVHLSGFEDAYPHDLSGGMKQRVGIARALALNPEVMLLDEPFSSLDELTAKDLRVQLLKILGDPSLPTNDFVMITHNVEEAVMMADRIVVLSPRPGTVIGELKVDVPRPRFEHLRDKSFFDAVDGLLEMLSTSPGTQSRR comes from the coding sequence ATGACCGGGGTCATCGAGGTAAGGGGAGTCTCCAAGGCCTACCGGAACGGCTCCGTGGTCCAAGCGCTCAAGGACGTCACCCTCGAGGTGAGAAAGGACGAGTTCGTGTGCGTCATAGGCCCGTCTGGGTGCGGGAAGTCGACGCTGCTGAGGATAGTCGCGGGCCTGGACAGAGCGGACACCGGCGAAGTACTGTTCAGTGGGCAGCCTGTTACAGGGCCTTCGCCCAAGGTCACCATGGTCTTCCAGTCCTTCGCCCTCTTCCCCTGGAAGACGGCCCTTCAGAACATCCAGCTCCCGCTCGAGGTGAGCGGCGTGGACAGGTCTGAAGCGCGAGAGCGGGCGATAAGGTACATGGCCATGGTCCACCTCAGCGGCTTCGAGGACGCGTATCCCCACGACCTCTCAGGCGGGATGAAGCAAAGGGTCGGAATCGCCAGGGCGCTGGCCCTCAATCCTGAAGTGATGCTCCTCGACGAGCCCTTCTCCTCTCTCGATGAGCTTACGGCCAAGGACCTGAGGGTGCAGCTCCTGAAAATCCTGGGAGACCCCAGCCTGCCTACAAACGACTTCGTCATGATCACCCACAACGTGGAGGAGGCGGTGATGATGGCCGACAGGATCGTCGTACTCTCGCCCAGGCCCGGGACAGTGATCGGGGAACTGAAGGTGGACGTTCCCAGGCCGAGGTTCGAGCACCTCAGAGACAAGAGCTTCTTCGACGCGGTCGACGGACTCCTTGAGATGCTTTCGACGAGTCCAGGGACCCAGTCGCGCCGCTAG
- a CDS encoding ABC transporter permease subunit, producing MGRYFAAGGVAVLFLTFLFAYLSGYPDARLLPLYAGLSLVRISAVFVLSLAVGVGLGILAATSRSAGRVMIPIFDVLQSVPVLGYFPVLLVGVILAVPGVVGEELGVAILLFTAMEWSIFFGVVGAVKAIPQTVEEAASGFGLNGYHYFRNVVLPAILPALLSASTLAWSDGWTFDAVSEFVNYGNRLYTVPGLGSFIEKASQTPATLGVSWLGLLVMGELVVITNQLVWHRLADQAAKHRAHLGFHVPERVVHPLRSVGGQSRRMMGLRYRVELLHRARAKYGFSTKRIAEVFGGGLLVVGLALVLSDLIPDLPFIGAALSGQSLATLLLGTASTLLRMTAVYLACLLISVGVALLVAQGRLSASKFYVAYDIGRAVPYLALFPPMFATLVQVLPGALGLEVSSYLILFMGMIWYVIFNVVSAASFLPTELKEVSALFGFKGSKLARSVIVPALLPAIITGSILAWGGGWNVVIYSEYARYGGTAYSILGLGSLLDEAAAAGNPVLVGVYLFVMSGIVILLGRLVWRRLLSRVEKRGLDLS from the coding sequence GTGGGACGCTACTTCGCAGCGGGCGGCGTTGCCGTGCTGTTCCTCACTTTCCTCTTTGCCTACCTCTCAGGCTACCCAGACGCCCGCCTGCTCCCTCTTTACGCCGGCCTGAGCCTCGTGAGGATCTCCGCCGTCTTCGTCCTGTCGCTGGCGGTAGGGGTGGGCTTGGGCATACTCGCGGCGACCAGCCGCAGCGCAGGCAGGGTGATGATACCCATCTTCGACGTGCTTCAGAGCGTCCCGGTGCTGGGGTACTTCCCAGTCCTTCTGGTGGGGGTCATCCTCGCCGTTCCCGGAGTCGTCGGCGAGGAGCTTGGCGTCGCCATCCTGCTCTTCACGGCGATGGAGTGGAGCATCTTCTTCGGAGTCGTCGGGGCGGTCAAGGCAATCCCTCAGACCGTGGAGGAGGCTGCGAGTGGCTTCGGGCTCAACGGATACCATTACTTCAGAAACGTCGTCCTCCCCGCGATCCTCCCTGCCCTCCTGTCCGCTTCGACCTTGGCTTGGAGTGATGGTTGGACCTTCGACGCGGTCTCAGAGTTCGTGAACTATGGAAACAGGCTCTATACGGTTCCAGGCCTCGGGTCTTTCATAGAGAAGGCAAGCCAGACGCCTGCCACGCTCGGCGTGTCTTGGCTCGGGCTCCTCGTCATGGGAGAGCTCGTTGTCATCACGAACCAGCTCGTGTGGCACAGGCTCGCTGACCAGGCCGCGAAGCATAGAGCCCACCTCGGGTTCCATGTCCCGGAACGGGTCGTCCACCCCCTGCGTTCAGTCGGAGGACAGAGCAGGAGGATGATGGGACTCAGATACAGGGTAGAGCTCCTTCACAGGGCCAGGGCAAAGTATGGGTTCAGCACGAAGCGGATCGCAGAAGTCTTCGGCGGCGGCCTGCTAGTGGTGGGGCTCGCTTTGGTCCTGTCTGACCTCATTCCGGACCTGCCGTTCATCGGCGCCGCCCTCTCCGGGCAGAGCCTCGCCACCCTACTGCTCGGGACGGCCTCGACCCTGCTGAGGATGACTGCGGTTTACCTGGCCTGCCTCTTGATCTCTGTGGGCGTCGCGCTGCTGGTCGCGCAGGGAAGGCTCTCGGCCTCCAAGTTCTACGTCGCCTACGACATCGGAAGGGCCGTCCCGTACCTCGCCCTGTTCCCTCCGATGTTCGCCACGCTGGTGCAAGTCCTGCCGGGCGCCCTCGGACTTGAGGTCTCGTCGTATCTCATTCTCTTTATGGGCATGATCTGGTACGTCATCTTCAACGTGGTGTCGGCGGCCTCTTTCTTGCCCACCGAGCTGAAGGAGGTCTCGGCCCTCTTCGGGTTCAAGGGCTCGAAACTTGCGAGGAGCGTGATCGTCCCTGCCCTCCTCCCTGCGATAATAACAGGAAGCATTCTCGCGTGGGGCGGGGGATGGAACGTGGTCATCTATTCGGAGTACGCCCGGTACGGGGGAACCGCATACTCCATCCTCGGGCTAGGCTCGCTCCTTGACGAGGCGGCAGCCGCCGGGAACCCTGTTCTGGTGGGCGTCTACCTCTTCGTGATGTCGGGCATCGTGATCCTTCTTGGGAGGCTCGTGTGGCGGCGGCTCCTGAGCCGCGTCGAGAAGAGAGGCCTGGACCTTTCATGA
- a CDS encoding Hsp20/alpha crystallin family protein, protein MSSDGAEGLEQKLEEIVRDAEKMLDGPETSGYGMEEHGRDFEVIESPETVNLLVEVPLMGAEDLSAFVSGKKVELIGRNLALSVPLPCEIEPSSAAVSVRNGIFSVVLRKLEPVGPGRL, encoded by the coding sequence GTGAGTTCCGACGGAGCTGAGGGGCTCGAGCAGAAGCTGGAGGAGATAGTCAGGGACGCGGAGAAGATGCTCGATGGGCCGGAGACGTCTGGATACGGAATGGAGGAGCACGGGCGGGACTTCGAAGTCATCGAGTCGCCTGAGACTGTCAACCTGTTGGTCGAGGTGCCCCTGATGGGAGCCGAGGACCTGAGCGCTTTCGTCTCGGGCAAAAAGGTCGAGCTGATAGGGCGCAATCTTGCGCTCTCGGTTCCGCTGCCATGCGAGATTGAGCCCTCTAGCGCGGCCGTTTCAGTCCGAAACGGGATCTTTTCGGTAGTCCTAAGAAAGCTCGAACCGGTTGGACCGGGACGACTCTAG
- a CDS encoding twin-arginine translocase subunit TatC — translation MSILSHLEELRRRLKAVAVAYFVSIAFWLFFPAQALDPGSFFSGLYKPMISVVLDDAAALAGGKVSIISGSLTAPLEIYFLASAVMALITSSPVIGYEVFRFVEPALKPEERSLLGKFVIAFVGLMVGGAAIGYFVLTPAVIRFMVYFANIFGIQSIVTASDYYGFVFITTGATGLAFAAPSVFVLLVRFGILSTGMFTKNRLLVYLGLYVVIVAVTPEPIVGHLGIFLPLVILLEIAVIFAKRVERKRYAENSTDGTGGPERRCSFCGSKLGSLSPFCPSCGKSSL, via the coding sequence TTGAGCATTCTATCGCACCTGGAGGAGCTCAGAAGGAGGCTGAAGGCGGTGGCGGTCGCCTACTTCGTCAGCATCGCCTTCTGGCTGTTTTTCCCGGCCCAGGCCCTTGATCCCGGTTCCTTCTTCAGTGGCCTCTACAAGCCGATGATCTCGGTTGTTCTTGATGACGCTGCCGCCCTCGCCGGAGGCAAAGTCAGCATCATTTCCGGGTCCCTGACCGCGCCTCTGGAGATCTACTTCTTGGCGAGCGCGGTCATGGCCTTGATCACTTCCAGCCCTGTCATCGGCTACGAAGTCTTCAGATTCGTCGAGCCCGCATTGAAGCCTGAGGAAAGAAGTCTCCTTGGAAAATTCGTCATCGCATTCGTGGGCCTGATGGTGGGAGGTGCGGCGATAGGGTACTTCGTACTTACGCCGGCTGTAATTCGATTCATGGTGTACTTTGCGAATATCTTTGGAATTCAGTCCATCGTAACGGCGAGTGACTACTACGGGTTCGTATTCATTACCACTGGCGCCACTGGATTGGCGTTTGCCGCCCCTTCCGTCTTCGTTTTGCTGGTGAGGTTCGGGATTCTATCGACTGGCATGTTCACCAAAAACAGGCTGCTCGTCTATTTGGGCCTCTACGTGGTGATTGTAGCGGTCACCCCGGAGCCCATTGTGGGGCATCTCGGGATATTCCTCCCATTGGTGATTCTCCTCGAAATAGCAGTGATTTTCGCAAAGAGGGTGGAGAGGAAGAGATATGCTGAGAATTCAACAGACGGGACTGGAGGCCCGGAGCGGCGGTGTTCATTCTGCGGCTCAAAGCTGGGTTCACTATCGCCGTTCTGCCCTTCGTGCGGAAAGTCTTCCCTTTGA
- a CDS encoding twin-arginine translocase TatA/TatE family subunit, with amino-acid sequence MWGPQKIPELARALGRAKKEFDSASKEISATVASASDSARPKTGDELLVDTAESLGISTAGKTREQISQEIVAKSRK; translated from the coding sequence ATGTGGGGTCCGCAGAAGATTCCTGAACTTGCAAGGGCCCTGGGAAGGGCGAAGAAGGAGTTCGACAGCGCCTCGAAGGAGATTTCTGCGACGGTCGCGTCAGCGAGTGATTCTGCCAGACCCAAGACGGGGGACGAGCTCCTTGTGGACACGGCGGAGAGCCTAGGAATCTCGACTGCAGGGAAGACCAGGGAACAGATTTCTCAAGAAATCGTTGCCAAGTCGAGAAAGTGA